In the genome of Sciurus carolinensis chromosome 3, mSciCar1.2, whole genome shotgun sequence, one region contains:
- the Dbi gene encoding acyl-CoA-binding protein, which produces MSQAEFDKAAEEVKHLKTQPADDEMLFIYSHYKQATVGDINTERPGMLDFKGKAKWDAWNQLKGTSKESAMKAYVDKVEELKKKYGM; this is translated from the exons ATGTCTCAG GCCGAGTTTGACAAAGCTGCTGAGGAGGTTAAGCATCTCAAGACCCAGCCAGCAGATGATGAGATGCTGTTCATCTATAGCCACTACAAACAAGCAACTGTGGGCGACATAAATACAG AACGGCCTGGGATGTTGGACTTCAAAGGCAAGGCCAAGTGGGATGCCTGGAATCAGCTGAAAG GGACTTCCAAGGAAAGTGCCATGAAAGCTTACGTGGACAAAGTAGAAGagctaaagaaaaaatatgggaTGTAA